The Linepithema humile isolate Giens D197 chromosome 2, Lhum_UNIL_v1.0, whole genome shotgun sequence genome has a segment encoding these proteins:
- the LOC136997902 gene encoding uncharacterized protein codes for MSLDTVGAFGGSRSTKKYLHLLVDHFTRHAYILTSKTQNAADFIKLINGIAETEEVNMLLSDQYPGINSKEFKRFLDDKNIPIIFTAVDSPFSNGINKRLNQTLVNKIRCKINENGKKMAWTTVARECVQKYNETKHSVTGFAPSYLMNGTNVSILPQELRKKITEQDWIRDKETALKNSIRSHEYNKKIYDKNRKCLNLNVGDRVFVENGNRLNRRKLDELKIGPYVIIEKISNSIFKVNTDHKKTESNLFHISKLIPLPTLEEKNKNTDKEDGNED; via the coding sequence ATGTCATTAGACACTGTAGGAGCTTTTGGCGGTTCCAGATCTACAAAGAAATACCTTCACCTACTGGTAGATCATTTCACAAGGCATGCCTACATCCTGACGTCCAAGACGCAAAACGCAGCCGATTTCATTAAACTAATAAACGGCATCGCCGAAACCGAAGAAGTTAATATGCTTTTATCGGACCAATACCCAGGAATAAACTCAAAGGAATTCAAAAGATTCCtggatgataaaaatataccaaTAATATTCACAGCAGTAGATTCTCCTTTCTCTAACGGAATAAACAAACGACTAAATCAAACACTAGTCAATaaaattagatgtaaaatCAATGAAAACGGGAAAAAGATGGCTTGGACAACGGTAGCACGCGAatgtgtacaaaaatataacgaGACAAAACATAGTGTCACTGGATTCGCACCATCTTACCTGATGAATGGTACAAACGTCTCAATATTACCACAGGAACTGAGGAAGAAAATCACCGAACAAGATTGGATCAGAGACAAGGAAACCGctctaaaaaattcaataagatcACATGAATATAACAAGAAAATCTACGACAAAAACCGAAAATGCCTAAACCTCAACGTGGGAGACAGAGTATTCGTAGAAAACGGAAACAGGCTAAATAGAAGAAAACTTGACGAGCTGAAAATTGGACCGTACGTAAtcatagaaaaaatttcaaattcaattttcaaagtaaACACGGATCACAAAAAAACAGAGTCAAACCTTTTCCATATATCGAAGCTGATTCCACTCCCAACGcttgaagagaaaaataaaaacaccgACAAGGAAGACGGAAATGAAGACTAA